One window of the Streptomyces sp. TS71-3 genome contains the following:
- a CDS encoding transcriptional regulator: MKTPNAKLRHWLERSGMSRGELARRVKTKAQQQNEPHISPDTTRVRCWIAGETPRAPVPDILADVFSDHFGFRVTTYDLGLGEGARSDVALVYNASWTATVKVLADLGRADVDRRKLLSAAPFAAVAGVGPSRDWLMNTLDQDPEPGRRVRLEDVTAVRNMFSTFQHMDIFQGGGSGRLVLAEYVTHHVYPLLRRTHSEDVRRALCEAAAEQTYLLGWMAYDNGEQGTAQRYLIQSLRLAEESKDVPLGAHVLAGMADQATLLGKPAEGRRLAQAGRLGLSKANSPACLADLWCLEARALALLGEKSAAAHAVSQSEQAYEHVDLDNEPDWAAFIDPAYLHGEHANTFRDLDDAPAAEEHARRSIAHAKMQKRARRGAMSQAALAVSHLQRRDLDSAYAAGVRTLSLTKQVTSSRAVEAVQDLQRRMRPFGRHRLVADFNERARELVRAA; this comes from the coding sequence ATGAAGACACCGAACGCCAAGCTCAGGCACTGGTTAGAGCGCTCCGGCATGAGCCGTGGCGAGTTGGCCCGGCGCGTGAAAACCAAGGCACAGCAGCAGAACGAGCCGCACATTTCCCCAGACACAACGCGTGTCCGATGCTGGATTGCTGGTGAGACACCGCGGGCGCCGGTACCCGACATCCTCGCTGACGTATTCAGCGATCACTTCGGGTTCCGGGTCACGACTTACGATCTTGGGCTCGGCGAGGGTGCCCGTTCGGATGTGGCACTGGTGTACAACGCCTCATGGACCGCTACCGTGAAAGTGCTGGCCGATTTGGGGAGAGCCGACGTGGACCGACGCAAGTTGCTTTCAGCCGCGCCATTTGCGGCCGTTGCCGGAGTAGGGCCGTCACGAGACTGGCTCATGAACACCCTCGACCAAGATCCGGAACCCGGCCGACGCGTGCGCCTGGAAGACGTGACGGCCGTGCGGAACATGTTCTCGACCTTCCAGCACATGGACATCTTCCAGGGTGGCGGCTCGGGGCGGCTGGTCCTGGCCGAGTACGTGACGCATCACGTGTACCCCCTGCTGCGCCGTACCCACAGTGAAGACGTGCGGCGGGCGCTTTGCGAGGCAGCGGCCGAACAGACGTACCTGTTGGGCTGGATGGCCTACGACAACGGCGAGCAGGGAACCGCGCAGAGGTACCTGATCCAATCCCTGCGCCTTGCCGAGGAGTCCAAGGACGTGCCCCTCGGTGCGCACGTACTCGCAGGCATGGCCGATCAGGCAACACTGCTCGGCAAACCCGCGGAGGGACGCCGGCTGGCACAGGCCGGCCGGCTCGGGCTGTCGAAGGCGAATTCACCGGCGTGCCTGGCCGACCTGTGGTGCCTGGAGGCACGAGCCCTCGCTCTGCTCGGCGAGAAGTCGGCGGCAGCACATGCCGTTTCACAGTCGGAACAGGCCTATGAACACGTCGACCTCGACAACGAACCCGACTGGGCGGCGTTCATCGACCCGGCGTACCTGCACGGGGAACATGCGAACACCTTCCGCGATCTGGACGACGCGCCCGCTGCGGAAGAGCACGCCCGACGGTCCATCGCTCACGCCAAGATGCAGAAGAGGGCGCGACGCGGTGCCATGTCGCAAGCCGCGTTGGCGGTGTCTCATCTGCAACGACGTGACCTCGACTCTGCTTACGCCGCAGGTGTCCGCACGCTCTCCCTGACGAAGCAAGTCACGTCCTCACGCGCGGTCGAGGCAGTACAGGATCTACAGCGCAGAATGCGGCCCTTCGGTCGGCACCGTCTCGTGGCCGACTTCAACGAGAGGGCAAGGGAGCTCGTCCGCGCGGCTTAA
- a CDS encoding ASCH domain-containing protein — MSGTAAPRVRELNLYRRYFDLVAAGRKSIEVRVKYPRLADLAAGDVIRFRIKATHETCDVRVTRVNEYKTFEALLDSEGPANVNPMSSREEQLANIRSIYGPEKEALGALAIGIELIEG; from the coding sequence ATGTCCGGAACCGCCGCCCCTCGCGTCCGCGAACTGAACCTCTACCGCCGGTACTTCGATCTCGTCGCGGCCGGTAGGAAGTCGATTGAGGTCCGGGTCAAGTACCCGCGCCTCGCCGACCTCGCAGCGGGTGACGTGATCCGGTTCCGGATCAAGGCCACGCACGAGACGTGCGACGTGCGGGTGACCCGCGTCAACGAGTACAAGACCTTCGAGGCTCTGCTCGACAGCGAGGGACCGGCGAACGTCAATCCCATGTCCAGCCGTGAGGAACAGCTCGCGAACATTCGGAGCATCTACGGCCCGGAGAAGGAAGCACTGGGTGCCCTCGCGATTGGAATAGAGCTGATCGAGGGGTGA
- a CDS encoding ATP-binding protein, producing MSTDQRQFRRHPISVASARRYVVDTVGDQVPAERIDDVLVCVSELATNALRATPAGRNFLVRVTSMTEALRVEVHDTGDGRPQLRKAEEDEIRGRGLFLIDSLADDWGYGPRNGPGKSVWVEFKFSAAPSAVVC from the coding sequence GTGTCCACCGATCAGAGACAATTCCGGCGGCATCCGATCTCGGTCGCCAGTGCGCGCAGGTACGTCGTCGATACCGTCGGAGACCAGGTGCCGGCCGAGCGCATCGATGACGTACTCGTGTGCGTCTCCGAACTCGCGACGAACGCCCTGCGCGCGACGCCCGCCGGCCGGAACTTCCTCGTACGAGTCACCTCCATGACTGAAGCGCTGCGTGTCGAGGTTCACGACACCGGCGACGGACGACCGCAGTTGCGGAAGGCCGAGGAGGACGAGATCCGCGGCCGCGGGCTCTTCCTGATCGACAGCTTGGCCGACGATTGGGGCTACGGCCCCCGCAACGGGCCCGGGAAAAGCGTGTGGGTTGAGTTCAAGTTCAGCGCAGCACCATCGGCGGTCGTGTGCTGA